Proteins co-encoded in one Symmachiella macrocystis genomic window:
- a CDS encoding PPC domain-containing protein, with protein MRNNRSLLLVSPRFRSRRFASLILAGCTLVMLANMSHAQLPQNRMYAIFPPGGQAGAKVDLTITNSADGDEVSGLYFSHPGISAEQKTQVVNGREVPVANQFQIRIDEKVPPGVYDVRSSGLFGMSNPRTFVVGTHGEVQEAEANNTPETATAIQQGAVVNARSNAAGDIDFFKFPATKGQRLIIECRAKRIDSRMDATLELYDPNGRRVAFSRNEMRGDPLIDYTIPADGEYLLRVYDFLYQGNNDYIYRLLVHAGPHIEFVLPPAGVPNTTGEFTLYGQNLPGGQPSGMVVSGSELEKLAVKIPVPADPTELQPGTYLQPYEASVDGFSYRLDTPQGPTNSVLIQFARSAAQLEAEPNNEAAQATKITVPGEAAGQFQARNDVDYYQFEAKAKAVYWIEVFGQRIGSTVDPMLIIDQVTLDKDGKETVKRLTAQDDVGTNLGSQGFDTRTDDPAFRFVAPADGIYRIQVRDRYFESRGDPRLVYRIEVRNEDPDFRLVALPRPPVLAANAAGLPATWDLALRKGDHTELEVLAFRQDGFKGAIDVTVAGLPAGVTCPVATIGPGQNSTRLMFTSTEDASKWMGPIQIVGKVRKNDPAALKAERDARTALDKLANSLPATQQTADTATAALTTVQKTLAEQLKKNEAAATLAKQTTDAAAASKTALDTAAAKLASAQQAVAATSTAVEATSKTFVEAAVAKATADRQAAETVKMSSQAVVDKLAAQQAKDAAAEAAADKRIIDAAVAAKLAADAQVAATAAFETAITAKNKAVADKAAAETALTAGSEEHKKATEAYAVAMKAATDAAAVAAKETAAKTAAEQAVAQANEKSQKATAALTEAKKQMAAAETAWTTAKQNLDAKAQQIARVARGGTIVWSGNQTLTAAARVARNTTLAVLKEPAPFEINTDITDATVSQGAQLLIPVKLAKRAGFDNKVDLTIEGMPKNVDVDKQAIAKGKAEQLLRVFVKDNVAPGKYTLHLRGQGQVSYSRNPDAVKRTEEEKQTAIKAATVAAALVKKTGEEKTAADKQATEAQAAATKAGEALVAADVAIVAAKQAVEAATAEKANADKSESDAAAQEAAAKKLAEAQAALEKAQADRVTADQQATTASDAFTKAQAAKNNADRAAAEAAATAKTAEAVKKAAEAAAAAAVKTAKAANVNVFTPSNSITVTVKPAPLTIKAPAPNKGAVKRGGEVKIPVTIARKNGFTGPVTLSLTLPPGVTGLTAPTVTIPADKKDGEFVIKTTADTTEGKLANIVIQASAIFDGETFVDSPLELTVSK; from the coding sequence ATGCGAAATAATCGTAGCCTTCTCCTGGTTTCGCCGCGATTTCGATCGCGCCGATTCGCTTCGCTTATCTTGGCGGGCTGCACGCTGGTCATGCTGGCCAATATGTCACACGCGCAATTGCCGCAAAACCGGATGTATGCCATCTTCCCTCCCGGCGGACAAGCCGGTGCAAAAGTCGATCTCACGATCACCAACTCCGCCGACGGAGACGAAGTCAGCGGGTTGTATTTCTCGCATCCCGGTATCTCAGCTGAGCAAAAGACCCAGGTCGTCAACGGCCGCGAAGTCCCTGTCGCCAATCAGTTTCAGATTCGCATCGACGAAAAAGTTCCGCCGGGAGTTTACGACGTCCGCTCGTCCGGCCTGTTCGGCATGAGCAATCCCCGGACGTTTGTGGTGGGCACCCACGGCGAAGTCCAAGAAGCCGAAGCCAACAATACGCCCGAGACCGCCACAGCAATTCAGCAAGGCGCCGTCGTCAATGCCCGCAGCAATGCTGCCGGCGACATCGACTTTTTCAAATTCCCCGCCACCAAGGGGCAACGGCTCATCATCGAATGCCGCGCCAAGCGGATCGATTCTCGCATGGACGCCACGTTGGAGCTTTACGATCCCAACGGCCGCCGTGTTGCCTTTAGCCGTAATGAAATGCGCGGCGACCCGCTGATCGATTATACGATCCCCGCCGATGGTGAATATCTGCTCCGTGTCTATGATTTCTTGTATCAGGGAAACAACGACTACATTTATCGTTTGCTCGTGCATGCGGGTCCGCATATCGAGTTTGTGTTGCCCCCCGCGGGAGTCCCGAATACGACCGGCGAGTTTACACTGTACGGCCAAAACTTACCCGGCGGACAACCCTCGGGAATGGTTGTAAGCGGCAGTGAGTTGGAGAAACTGGCTGTCAAAATCCCAGTCCCAGCCGACCCCACCGAGTTGCAACCAGGGACTTACCTCCAACCTTATGAAGCCTCCGTCGATGGTTTCAGCTACCGTCTTGACACGCCGCAAGGCCCCACGAACTCGGTGTTGATTCAATTCGCACGATCAGCTGCTCAACTCGAAGCCGAGCCGAACAACGAAGCGGCACAGGCCACAAAAATCACCGTCCCCGGCGAAGCAGCAGGGCAGTTCCAAGCTCGCAACGACGTGGACTACTATCAGTTCGAGGCGAAAGCCAAGGCGGTGTATTGGATCGAAGTCTTCGGACAACGCATCGGCTCCACGGTGGATCCGATGCTGATCATCGATCAGGTCACGCTCGACAAAGATGGCAAAGAAACCGTCAAGCGGCTGACTGCGCAGGATGACGTGGGAACGAACCTGGGTTCACAAGGATTCGATACCCGTACCGACGACCCGGCCTTTCGCTTTGTGGCTCCGGCCGATGGGATTTATCGCATTCAGGTCCGCGACCGTTACTTCGAAAGCCGTGGCGATCCGCGGTTGGTCTATCGCATTGAAGTCCGCAACGAAGATCCTGATTTTCGTTTGGTCGCGCTCCCGCGTCCCCCAGTATTAGCCGCCAATGCCGCCGGACTGCCGGCAACTTGGGACTTGGCGTTGCGAAAAGGGGATCACACCGAACTTGAAGTCCTCGCCTTTCGCCAGGATGGTTTTAAAGGCGCGATTGACGTCACCGTTGCTGGATTGCCGGCGGGGGTCACCTGTCCCGTTGCCACCATCGGACCGGGGCAGAACTCGACGCGGCTGATGTTCACATCAACTGAAGATGCTTCGAAATGGATGGGACCGATTCAAATCGTCGGCAAAGTTCGCAAGAATGATCCCGCCGCATTAAAAGCGGAACGGGATGCGCGAACGGCACTCGACAAGTTGGCCAATTCGCTTCCAGCAACGCAGCAAACTGCAGACACCGCGACCGCTGCGTTAACCACAGTGCAAAAAACGCTCGCCGAACAACTCAAAAAGAACGAAGCCGCCGCCACTCTCGCCAAGCAAACCACTGATGCGGCCGCCGCCTCGAAAACGGCACTCGATACCGCCGCTGCAAAGTTGGCATCCGCGCAACAAGCCGTTGCTGCCACCAGTACTGCCGTAGAAGCAACATCGAAGACATTCGTTGAAGCGGCCGTCGCCAAAGCCACGGCGGACCGGCAAGCTGCCGAGACGGTGAAAATGTCTTCCCAAGCCGTGGTGGACAAATTAGCCGCGCAACAGGCCAAAGATGCTGCCGCTGAGGCCGCCGCGGACAAGCGAATCATCGATGCTGCCGTCGCCGCCAAATTGGCCGCCGATGCGCAGGTCGCCGCGACAGCTGCATTTGAAACCGCGATCACAGCAAAGAACAAAGCAGTTGCCGACAAGGCTGCCGCCGAAACGGCGCTGACCGCCGGTAGTGAAGAACACAAAAAAGCGACCGAAGCCTATGCCGTCGCAATGAAGGCCGCGACCGATGCTGCCGCTGTCGCCGCGAAAGAAACTGCCGCGAAAACCGCTGCGGAACAGGCTGTCGCTCAAGCGAATGAGAAATCACAAAAAGCGACGGCCGCCTTGACTGAGGCGAAAAAACAAATGGCCGCCGCCGAAACCGCTTGGACAACGGCCAAACAAAACCTCGACGCCAAAGCCCAACAAATCGCCCGTGTTGCTCGCGGCGGTACGATTGTGTGGAGCGGAAACCAAACGTTAACCGCCGCTGCACGTGTCGCCCGAAACACCACGCTGGCCGTCCTCAAGGAACCGGCGCCATTCGAAATCAACACCGACATCACCGATGCCACGGTGAGCCAAGGTGCCCAGCTCTTGATTCCTGTCAAACTGGCAAAGCGGGCCGGGTTTGACAACAAAGTCGATTTAACGATTGAAGGCATGCCCAAAAATGTCGACGTTGATAAACAAGCGATCGCGAAGGGAAAAGCTGAGCAACTTCTACGAGTGTTTGTGAAGGACAACGTGGCCCCGGGGAAATATACCCTGCACTTGCGTGGGCAGGGTCAGGTCTCCTACAGCCGCAATCCCGATGCGGTGAAACGTACTGAAGAGGAAAAACAAACCGCTATCAAAGCAGCCACTGTGGCCGCAGCTCTGGTTAAAAAAACGGGAGAAGAGAAAACCGCGGCTGACAAACAGGCCACCGAGGCACAAGCCGCCGCGACCAAAGCGGGGGAAGCATTGGTGGCCGCAGATGTCGCCATCGTTGCAGCCAAACAAGCTGTCGAAGCGGCCACCGCCGAGAAGGCGAACGCCGACAAATCGGAATCCGACGCTGCCGCCCAAGAGGCTGCTGCTAAAAAATTGGCCGAAGCTCAAGCCGCGCTTGAGAAAGCCCAAGCCGATCGAGTCACCGCCGATCAACAAGCGACAACCGCCAGCGACGCCTTTACCAAAGCACAAGCCGCTAAAAACAACGCCGATCGCGCCGCCGCCGAAGCAGCCGCCACAGCCAAGACAGCCGAAGCGGTCAAAAAGGCTGCCGAAGCCGCTGCCGCCGCCGCAGTCAAAACGGCAAAAGCGGCCAACGTCAACGTGTTTACACCCTCCAATTCGATCACTGTTACCGTTAAGCCGGCTCCGCTGACGATAAAAGCTCCCGCTCCGAACAAGGGAGCCGTCAAACGTGGTGGCGAGGTGAAAATCCCGGTCACGATCGCTCGTAAAAACGGGTTCACCGGACCAGTGACTTTGAGCCTCACGCTGCCGCCCGGCGTGACCGGACTGACAGCTCCGACAGTCACCATTCCGGCAGATAAGAAAGACGGTGAGTTCGTGATTAAAACCACGGCCGACACCACGGAAGGCAAACTTGCCAATATCGTTATCCAAGCCAGTGCGATTTTTGACGGCGAAACGTTCGTCGACAGCCCGCTGGAACTGACCGTTAGCAAATGA
- a CDS encoding aldehyde dehydrogenase family protein, whose translation MTLTVVNPYDQSTVAELPFDTETQIAEKLDRATAAFSAWRRLSLDQRAAIIQSGLAKLRDNSEQIVRDVTLQMGKPLKQAQGELATLFDRAETCLELAGDALSPDILPPQPGFVRRIEHVPLGVVFDIAAWNYPLIIPINVIVPALLCGNTVLLKHSAKTPLCGRQLADAFGNLAVPDLVTDVVINHDQTAQLIADRRVHHVSFTGSVAGGREIARHSAQRLIDTGLELGGNDPAYVAADADLDFAVANLVDGACYNAGQSCCGVERVYVHETLYDQFLSKAEAALRDYRLGDPLDEQTTLGPLASRTALGELEQQVRDAVQRGARLLCGGSRVPDEVGNFFTPTLLADVPQESVVMQEESFGPILPVASVADDAQALTLMNDSRFGLTASVWTSNQERAERFASEINAGTVFQNRCDYLDPALPWTGVGESGKGSTLSRYGFWHLTRRKSINFRTET comes from the coding sequence GTGACACTCACCGTCGTCAATCCCTACGATCAAAGCACTGTTGCCGAGTTGCCCTTCGATACCGAGACACAAATCGCCGAGAAACTGGACCGCGCTACGGCTGCATTTTCGGCATGGCGCCGTTTGAGCCTCGACCAGCGCGCGGCGATCATTCAAAGCGGATTGGCTAAATTGCGAGACAACAGCGAGCAAATTGTCCGCGACGTCACCTTGCAAATGGGCAAACCGCTCAAGCAGGCCCAAGGCGAACTGGCGACGTTGTTTGACCGGGCGGAAACCTGTTTGGAACTGGCCGGTGATGCGCTCAGCCCCGATATCCTGCCCCCACAGCCTGGATTTGTGCGGCGGATCGAACATGTGCCGCTGGGCGTTGTGTTCGACATCGCTGCCTGGAACTATCCGCTGATCATCCCAATCAATGTCATCGTTCCCGCCCTGCTCTGCGGCAATACGGTGCTGCTGAAACATAGCGCGAAGACGCCGCTCTGCGGACGGCAATTGGCCGACGCGTTTGGAAATCTGGCCGTTCCTGATTTGGTCACCGATGTGGTGATCAACCATGACCAGACCGCGCAGTTGATTGCCGACCGCCGTGTGCATCACGTTTCGTTTACCGGTTCCGTCGCCGGAGGACGCGAGATAGCGCGGCACTCAGCCCAGCGGCTGATTGACACCGGTTTGGAACTTGGTGGAAATGACCCCGCCTATGTCGCCGCCGATGCCGATCTGGATTTTGCCGTGGCCAACCTCGTCGACGGGGCGTGTTACAACGCCGGTCAATCGTGTTGTGGTGTGGAACGCGTGTATGTGCATGAAACACTGTACGACCAATTCCTAAGCAAAGCCGAGGCGGCGCTGCGGGACTATCGACTCGGAGATCCGCTCGACGAACAAACCACGCTCGGCCCTTTAGCGAGCCGCACAGCGCTGGGTGAATTGGAACAGCAAGTTCGCGACGCCGTCCAGCGCGGCGCACGGTTACTGTGCGGAGGCAGCCGGGTTCCGGATGAGGTCGGGAACTTCTTCACGCCAACATTGTTGGCCGACGTTCCGCAAGAGTCGGTCGTGATGCAGGAAGAAAGTTTCGGGCCCATACTGCCGGTCGCCTCGGTTGCGGATGACGCGCAGGCGTTGACGTTGATGAACGACTCACGCTTCGGTTTGACCGCCTCGGTCTGGACCAGCAATCAGGAGCGTGCCGAACGTTTCGCCAGCGAGATCAATGCCGGCACGGTGTTTCAAAATCGCTGTGACTACCTCGACCCCGCGCTCCCCTGGACCGGGGTGGGCGAAAGCGGCAAAGGTTCGACGTTATCACGGTACGGTTTCTGGCACCTAACACGGCGTAAGAGTATAAATTTTCGGACCGAGACTTAA
- a CDS encoding class II aldolase/adducin family protein produces MVNKNPESILHEQTAAHSEERDRVIALADTPEAREEKIKLAAAYRMLARLGLDDGIAGHISLRVPEAPEYFWVNPFGLLFSEIRADNLVLVNSAGEIVTGGEMINLAGFCIHSAIHTARPDVNCAVHTHPPGGSAFSALGMLLEPLDQTGCSFYDDHALYAEYTGIVIDGEQTKGIVESLGSKRALVLANHGLLTCATTVEQALIDMIDMERTCNVNIAAMSTGRPVLPVPGEVALQSRAVLTQAGRWPFQWKAMIRALDRHETDYDPWR; encoded by the coding sequence ATGGTCAACAAAAATCCGGAATCCATCCTGCACGAGCAGACTGCTGCCCACAGCGAAGAACGGGATCGCGTCATCGCTCTGGCCGACACCCCCGAGGCGCGTGAGGAAAAAATCAAACTCGCGGCCGCGTACCGCATGCTGGCCCGTTTGGGTTTAGACGACGGGATTGCCGGACACATTTCGCTGCGGGTGCCAGAAGCTCCGGAGTATTTTTGGGTCAATCCATTCGGGTTGCTGTTTAGTGAAATCCGCGCTGACAATTTGGTGTTGGTGAACTCCGCAGGTGAGATTGTGACCGGCGGCGAGATGATCAACCTCGCCGGCTTTTGCATCCACTCCGCCATCCACACCGCGCGACCCGATGTGAATTGTGCCGTCCATACTCATCCCCCCGGCGGCAGCGCGTTTAGCGCGTTGGGAATGCTCCTGGAACCACTGGATCAAACCGGCTGTTCATTCTACGACGACCATGCTCTCTATGCCGAGTACACGGGAATCGTCATCGATGGGGAGCAGACCAAAGGGATCGTCGAGTCACTGGGCTCCAAGCGCGCCTTAGTACTAGCCAACCATGGACTGCTGACCTGTGCGACGACGGTGGAACAGGCTTTAATCGACATGATCGATATGGAGCGGACCTGCAACGTGAATATAGCGGCTATGTCGACCGGTCGTCCGGTGCTGCCAGTCCCCGGCGAGGTCGCCTTGCAAAGTCGAGCCGTCCTTACGCAAGCGGGACGTTGGCCGTTTCAATGGAAGGCGATGATTCGCGCACTGGATCGTCATGAAACCGATTACGATCCGTGGCGGTGA
- a CDS encoding DUF1549 domain-containing protein, with product MDRFWRIALAAWSICLWAAIAGSALAVEETKSSGLGDPGPLTELRVEPNIDGKGFVINGRDRSQQLYVTGLFASGQQHDFSRKVTYKAEPEGIVSISDDGYVTPLADGNVTITASIEAGQSASLTGTVAGIANDPPMNFKNQIVPIFTKLGCNSGGCHGKASGQNGFKLSLLGFYPDDDYEFLVKEGRGRRLNPASPDESLFLTKPVGKSPHGGGKRMEEDSHEYRLIAHWIEQGMPYGNPEDPVVTSIQCLPTGRVMDRGAEQQITVLATYSDGSTEDVTRMALFEANDTEMAEAGKTGLVRSLDLSGEVAIMARYQGQVSTFRATIPLGADLADVPEPTNFVDEAVMNKLKLLGIPPSGTADDATFIRRAYVDITGEIPTAEEVRQFLADSDPEKRNKVIDRLVDSPGYADLFANKWNMVLRNKRRGATDQKGTYAFYRWIWNSLYENKPYDQFAREILTASGDMDHNPPVVWYREVSKNNEQVEDTAQLFLGLRIQCARCHHHPFERWSQNDYYSLSAFFSRVGNKKLANDASAARDRRIFHNEGVATAKNPRNGTKLKPAGLGVPAFEIPADRDPRHYLVDWMAAKDNPFFAKAIVNRYWKHFFDRGIVEPEDDMRETNPPSNPELLDNLAQQFIENNFDLKWLVRTICKSNTYQLSAIPNDYNLKDKQNFSRYYPRRLKAEVLYDALHQVTSTTQGYKGLPAGTSALQLPDPSVGTYFLKVFGQPQGETACECERSQEANLAQSLHLLNSSEVQGKISNASGRAAVLAKDKETSDEQKIQELYLSVYSRAPQEDELKIALAHIAKHEKEKQIAFEDIIWALVNTKEFLFNH from the coding sequence ATGGACCGTTTCTGGCGCATTGCACTGGCTGCGTGGAGCATTTGTCTTTGGGCAGCTATCGCGGGAAGCGCATTGGCTGTCGAGGAAACCAAGTCATCTGGTTTGGGTGATCCCGGCCCGTTGACTGAACTCCGCGTCGAACCGAATATCGACGGCAAAGGGTTTGTCATCAATGGTCGCGATCGAAGTCAACAACTCTATGTGACCGGTCTGTTCGCCAGCGGGCAACAACACGACTTCTCCCGTAAAGTCACCTACAAGGCTGAGCCGGAAGGCATTGTTTCCATCAGCGATGATGGTTATGTCACACCGCTGGCCGACGGAAACGTGACCATTACGGCCTCGATCGAAGCGGGACAATCGGCGTCGCTCACTGGCACCGTCGCAGGCATTGCCAACGACCCGCCGATGAACTTCAAAAACCAGATCGTGCCGATTTTCACCAAACTCGGTTGCAACAGCGGAGGTTGCCACGGTAAAGCCAGCGGACAAAATGGTTTCAAACTTTCGCTCTTGGGTTTCTATCCCGATGATGATTACGAATTCTTGGTCAAAGAGGGACGCGGTCGGCGGCTAAATCCGGCTTCACCCGATGAAAGCTTGTTCCTCACCAAACCGGTCGGCAAATCACCGCACGGTGGTGGAAAACGGATGGAAGAGGACAGCCACGAATACCGGCTGATCGCTCACTGGATCGAGCAGGGCATGCCGTATGGGAATCCCGAAGACCCGGTCGTCACCAGCATCCAATGTTTGCCCACCGGTCGGGTCATGGATCGCGGCGCCGAGCAACAAATCACCGTCCTTGCCACTTACAGTGACGGAAGCACCGAAGATGTGACCCGCATGGCGCTGTTTGAAGCCAATGACACCGAGATGGCTGAAGCAGGTAAAACCGGCTTGGTGCGGTCACTCGATTTGAGCGGCGAAGTCGCCATCATGGCCCGTTATCAGGGACAAGTCTCCACGTTCCGCGCAACGATTCCATTGGGAGCCGATCTCGCCGATGTGCCTGAACCGACCAACTTCGTCGATGAAGCGGTGATGAACAAACTGAAGTTGCTGGGCATCCCGCCTTCAGGCACCGCCGACGACGCAACGTTTATCCGTCGTGCCTATGTCGACATCACTGGAGAAATCCCAACCGCGGAAGAAGTCCGCCAATTTCTGGCCGACAGCGATCCGGAAAAACGTAATAAAGTGATCGATCGTTTGGTGGACAGTCCCGGCTACGCCGATTTGTTCGCCAACAAATGGAACATGGTCCTGCGTAACAAACGTCGCGGAGCTACGGACCAAAAAGGGACGTACGCCTTTTATCGCTGGATTTGGAACAGCCTGTACGAAAACAAACCCTACGATCAATTCGCCCGCGAAATATTGACCGCTTCGGGCGACATGGACCACAATCCGCCCGTCGTCTGGTATCGCGAAGTCAGTAAGAACAACGAACAGGTCGAAGACACGGCGCAATTGTTCCTCGGTTTGCGGATTCAATGTGCCCGTTGCCATCACCACCCATTCGAACGCTGGAGCCAAAACGACTATTACAGCTTGTCCGCATTTTTCTCACGCGTGGGCAACAAAAAATTAGCAAACGATGCAAGTGCCGCCCGCGACCGCCGTATCTTCCACAACGAAGGGGTCGCTACCGCGAAGAATCCCCGCAACGGCACGAAACTGAAGCCGGCTGGTTTAGGGGTTCCGGCGTTTGAAATCCCCGCCGACCGCGATCCACGCCACTATCTCGTGGACTGGATGGCCGCCAAAGATAACCCGTTCTTCGCCAAAGCCATCGTCAATCGCTATTGGAAGCATTTCTTCGACCGCGGCATTGTCGAGCCGGAAGACGACATGCGGGAAACTAATCCACCGTCGAATCCCGAATTGCTGGACAATCTGGCACAACAATTCATTGAGAACAACTTCGACCTGAAATGGCTGGTCCGGACAATTTGTAAGTCCAACACCTACCAACTCAGTGCGATCCCCAACGATTACAATCTCAAAGACAAGCAAAACTTCTCACGGTATTATCCCCGCCGGCTGAAGGCCGAAGTCTTGTACGATGCACTGCATCAGGTGACCTCTACCACACAAGGCTACAAAGGGCTTCCCGCCGGAACATCGGCGTTGCAGTTGCCCGATCCGTCGGTCGGCACCTATTTCCTCAAGGTCTTTGGCCAACCGCAGGGCGAAACGGCTTGCGAATGTGAACGTTCACAGGAAGCCAACTTGGCGCAAAGCCTGCACTTGCTCAACAGCAGCGAAGTCCAGGGGAAAATCTCCAATGCTTCCGGACGTGCGGCCGTTTTGGCCAAGGATAAGGAAACGAGCGACGAGCAGAAGATCCAAGAATTGTACCTGTCGGTCTATTCACGGGCTCCCCAGGAAGATGAATTGAAAATTGCCCTGGCGCATATTGCAAAGCATGAAAAAGAGAAGCAAATCGCCTTCGAGGACATCATTTGGGCGTTGGTGAATACCAAGGAATTCTTGTTCAATCACTAA
- the ribA gene encoding GTP cyclohydrolase II, protein MPTTHSKNIDDAITAIQEGRPVIVIDDADRENEGDFICAAESITPETVRLMLRYGMGLLCTPVSAAFAQRLNFSPMVDSRRSSTPMQTPFQIPVDHRSAGTGVSVENRLRTIRAIGDPNSRPDDFFGPGHIHPLVAKEGGVLRRAGHTEAAIDLMHLAGMQPAAALIEICSQETDGMSDHQELKQLAVQFDLPLLTIEELIRYRSEREQLIHREVDAHMPSRYGDLRVIAYRVEHEDQVPIAIVMGDLSSVDAPLVRMHSSCFTGDLLASLRCDCGDQLHMALDMIRREGVGAVVYLPQEGRGIGLIPKLKAYVLQDEGYDTVEANHKLGFKADPRDYGIGLQVLKDLDLRRVRLLTNNPKKTDAFAQRFDLEVVEQIPIVASPEKHRQHYLETKRTKMGHILPAAEIDPVQPASGQELAEN, encoded by the coding sequence ATGCCGACGACCCATTCTAAGAATATCGACGACGCTATTACCGCAATTCAGGAGGGGCGACCGGTGATCGTCATCGACGATGCCGACCGTGAAAATGAAGGAGACTTCATTTGCGCTGCCGAATCGATTACCCCCGAAACTGTGCGGTTGATGTTACGGTATGGCATGGGGTTACTGTGCACACCGGTCAGTGCGGCATTCGCACAACGGCTCAACTTCAGCCCGATGGTCGATAGCCGCCGCAGTTCGACCCCGATGCAAACGCCGTTTCAAATTCCGGTGGATCATCGCAGTGCCGGGACGGGTGTGAGCGTCGAGAACCGCCTGCGAACGATCCGCGCCATCGGCGACCCGAATTCCCGCCCCGACGATTTTTTCGGCCCCGGCCACATTCACCCACTGGTCGCCAAAGAAGGAGGAGTGCTCCGCCGCGCTGGACATACCGAGGCGGCCATCGACCTGATGCATTTGGCCGGCATGCAACCGGCTGCGGCGTTGATCGAGATTTGTAGCCAGGAAACCGACGGGATGTCGGACCATCAGGAATTGAAACAGCTGGCGGTGCAATTCGACTTGCCGCTGCTAACGATTGAGGAATTGATCCGTTACCGCAGCGAACGCGAGCAGTTAATCCATCGCGAGGTAGACGCTCACATGCCGTCACGGTATGGCGATCTGCGAGTGATTGCTTACCGCGTCGAACACGAGGATCAAGTGCCGATCGCGATTGTGATGGGGGACCTCTCTTCAGTCGATGCCCCCTTGGTGCGGATGCATTCGTCCTGCTTTACGGGTGATCTATTGGCATCCCTGCGGTGCGACTGCGGCGATCAACTGCATATGGCACTCGATATGATCCGCCGCGAAGGCGTGGGAGCAGTGGTCTACTTGCCTCAAGAAGGACGTGGCATCGGACTGATCCCCAAGTTGAAAGCGTATGTCTTGCAGGACGAAGGGTACGATACGGTCGAAGCCAATCATAAGCTTGGATTCAAAGCGGACCCCCGTGATTATGGAATCGGCTTACAGGTGCTTAAGGATTTGGATCTGCGACGCGTGCGATTGCTGACCAACAATCCCAAAAAGACCGACGCATTCGCGCAGCGATTTGATCTGGAAGTGGTCGAGCAAATTCCCATTGTCGCTTCACCGGAAAAGCACCGGCAACATTACTTGGAAACCAAGCGAACCAAGATGGGGCATATTTTACCGGCGGCAGAAATCGACCCGGTACAGCCAGCGAGTGGACAGGAACTTGCCGAGAATTGA